A window from Candidatus Poribacteria bacterium encodes these proteins:
- a CDS encoding response regulator — protein MKHKAKILIVDDERNIRDYLHLILSMEGYKCSQASGGEEALDILRKEEFDLLITDIRMPGISGTELIREAAKIRPHIASIVISAVAEVETAVESLKSGAYDYITKPFKQERLMLTIERALERRNLILENLRYQRYLEDMIQQRTKHVRELFFRAITSLVRAIEERDKYTRGHSKRVAEISRVIGEEMGLSEEQIVQLDLAGQLHDIGKIGIPIDEILHKADPLTPEEYEIIKTHPVRSYHILRPLFEFKGSLDEITMNENGRAKEETLDIILHHHERFDGKGYPHGLKGNGIPLGARILAVADSYDAMTSLRPYRSSPLSHREAIEEIKRNSGTQFDPNITDLFLRLCDKGYIRKSS, from the coding sequence ATCCTGATCGTGGACGATGAGAGGAACATCAGGGATTATCTGCACCTTATCCTATCCATGGAGGGATACAAATGCTCACAGGCCTCAGGAGGGGAAGAGGCGCTCGATATCCTGAGGAAGGAGGAGTTCGATCTCCTCATCACCGATATACGAATGCCCGGTATTTCCGGAACCGAACTGATCAGAGAAGCCGCTAAGATAAGACCTCATATAGCTTCTATAGTTATATCAGCTGTGGCGGAGGTCGAAACCGCCGTCGAGTCGCTTAAATCAGGGGCTTATGACTATATCACCAAACCGTTTAAACAAGAGCGTCTGATGCTTACCATTGAACGCGCTTTGGAACGAAGAAATTTAATACTGGAAAACCTGAGATATCAGCGTTACCTTGAGGATATGATCCAACAGAGGACGAAACATGTCCGCGAGCTTTTTTTCAGAGCTATAACCTCCCTCGTCAGGGCGATCGAGGAGAGGGACAAATACACAAGGGGCCACTCCAAAAGGGTCGCCGAGATATCCCGCGTGATAGGAGAGGAGATGGGATTGAGCGAGGAGCAAATAGTTCAGCTTGATCTGGCCGGGCAGCTCCATGATATAGGAAAGATAGGAATTCCGATAGATGAGATCCTCCACAAAGCCGATCCCCTTACGCCGGAGGAGTATGAGATCATAAAGACCCATCCCGTCAGATCCTATCATATACTACGTCCTCTCTTCGAGTTCAAAGGCTCTCTAGATGAGATAACGATGAACGAAAACGGAAGGGCCAAGGAGGAGACGCTTGATATCATACTGCATCACCATGAGAGATTCGACGGGAAGGGATATCCGCACGGACTTAAAGGAAATGGGATTCCACTTGGAGCGAGGATATTGGCCGTCGCCGATTCATATGATGCCATGACATCCCTACGTCCCTATAGATCCTCCCCTCTATCGCATAGGGAGGCCATCGAGGAGATTAAAAGGAACTCCGGAACTCAATTCGATCCGAATATAACCGATCTCTTTCTCAGGCTTTGCGATAAAGGGTATATTCGTAAATCCTCTTGA